Part of the Kitasatospora sp. NBC_00374 genome is shown below.
CGTGGACGGTCAGCAGCTGGGGCACCAGCTACACCTACAGCGACCTCTCGGACCACTACCCGGTGATCGCCGGCTGACGCGGCGCCCCGACCGGCCCCGGGCGGCGCGTCGTACAGGCGCCCGGGGCCGATCCGGGGGAGGGTGGTCGTATGGCCTGTCCGCCGACGACCGCGGGAGGTGCGGTGGAGTGATCATGCACCCCGCGTACCCCGTCGATGCCTGGTGCCTCCGCGAGAGTGCGCTCGACCTCGACGTGCTGGCCCAGAGCGAGTCGCTGTTCGCGCTCTCCAACGGCCACCTCGGCTGGCGCGGCACGCTCGACGAGGGCGAACCGGCCGGTCTGCCGGGCAGCTACCTCAACGGCGTGTTCGAGCCGGTGACGGGGCCCGCCGGGGAGCGGGGCCAGCGGGTGGTGGACGTCCCGGACGGCCGGCTGGTGCGGCTGCTGGTCGACGACGAGCCCTTCGACCTGCGCTACGGCCGGCTGCACAGCCACCGTCGCAGCCTGGACCTGCGCACCGGCGTCCTCGACCGCACGGTCGAGTGGACCGCGCCCTCCGGCCGGACGGTCCGGATCGGCTCCTCGCGGCTGGTCTCGCTCAGCCAGCGGGCGATCGGCGCGCTCGCCTACCGGGTGGAGCCGGTCGACGGGCCCGCCCGGATCGTGCTGCAGTCCGAACTCCTCGCCGCCTCGGACGCCCTGGAGCCCGAGGAGGCCGCCGCCCGGGGCAGCCGGCTGCACCTGCTGCACCGCACCCGCCACGGCGGCCAGCGGATCGCGCTGGCCGCGGAGCACACCGTCACCGGACCCGAGGGCACCGACACCGCCGTCGACCGGAGCCCCGACCTGGCCCGTTTCACCGTGACGGCGTCGCTGCGGGCCGGCCAGGCGCTGCGGCTGGAGAAGCTGGTCGCGCACGGCTGGTCGGCGGTCCGCTCGCGGCATGCCGTCCGCAGCCAGGTCGACGCGGCGCTGGCCCGGGCGGCCGCCACCGGCTGGGCCGCCCTGGCCGCGGAGCAGCGGGACGTGCTGACCAGGTTCTGGCGCCGGGCCGACGTGGAGCTGGAGGGCGACCTGGAGATCCAGCAGGCCGTCCGGTTCGCGCTGTTCCAGCTCTTCCAGGCGGGGGCGCGGGCCGAGCAGCGGGCGATCCCCGCGAAGGGCCTGACCGGTCCGGGCCTCGACGGGCACTGTTTCTGGGACACCGAGACCCATGTGCTGCCGGTGCTCACGTACACCGCTCCGCAGCTGGTCGCGCAGGCGCTGCGCTGGCGGCACAGCACGCTGCCGGCCGCGCGCCGGCGGGCCCGGTGGCTCGGGCTGGAGGGCGCGGCCTTCCCGTGCCGGACGATCGACGGCGAGGCGTGCCCGGCGCACTGGCCGACCGGCGCGGCCGCGTTCCATGTGAACGCCGGGATCGCCGACGCGGTGGTGCACTACACGGCGGCCACCGACGACCTGGTGCTGGACCGCGAGGCCGGTCTCGAACTGCTCGTCCACACCGCCCGGTTGTGGCGCTCGCTCGGCCACCACGACCCGGAGGGGACGTTCCACCTGGACGGGGTGACCGGGCCGGACGAGTACAGCGGCGGCGCGGACGACAACCTGTACACCAACCTGATGGCGCAGCAGAACCTGCGGGCCGCCGCCGACGCGGCCGAGCGCAACGCCGACCTGGCGGTGGCCCTCGGTGTCAGTGACGAGGAGACCGCCGCCTGGCGCGACGCCGCGCTGCACCTGGCGGTGCCGTTCGACGAGCGGCTCGGCGTGCACGAGCAGGCGGCCGGTTTCACCCGGCACGAGCGGTGGGACTTCGCCGCCACCGGGCCCGGCGAGTACCCGCTGCTGCCGCATCACCCGTACTTCCAGGTGCAGCGCCGCCAGGTGGTGCAGCAGCCGGATCTCGTGCTGGCGCTGTACCGGCGCGGTGAGGCCTTCGGGCCGGCCCAGAAGGCCCGGGACTTCGCCTACTACGAGGAGCTGACCGTCCGGGACTCGCCGATCGCGGCCGGGGTCCAGGCGGTGCTGGCGGCCGAGACCGGGCATCTCGACCTCGCGTACGACTACCTGGACGAGACCGCGCTGCTGGACCTGGACGGCACCGTGCACGACCTGCGGGACGGTCTGCGGCTGGCGGCCCTGGCCGGGACCTGGCTGGCCCTGGTGGCCGGGTTCGGCGGGCTGCGGCACCGCGGGGACACCCTCGCGTTCGCGCCCAGGCTGCCCGACCGGCTGGCCGCGCTGGCGTTCACCGTGCAGTTCCAGCGCCGCACGCTGCGGGTGG
Proteins encoded:
- a CDS encoding glycoside hydrolase family 65 protein, which produces MIMHPAYPVDAWCLRESALDLDVLAQSESLFALSNGHLGWRGTLDEGEPAGLPGSYLNGVFEPVTGPAGERGQRVVDVPDGRLVRLLVDDEPFDLRYGRLHSHRRSLDLRTGVLDRTVEWTAPSGRTVRIGSSRLVSLSQRAIGALAYRVEPVDGPARIVLQSELLAASDALEPEEAAARGSRLHLLHRTRHGGQRIALAAEHTVTGPEGTDTAVDRSPDLARFTVTASLRAGQALRLEKLVAHGWSAVRSRHAVRSQVDAALARAAATGWAALAAEQRDVLTRFWRRADVELEGDLEIQQAVRFALFQLFQAGARAEQRAIPAKGLTGPGLDGHCFWDTETHVLPVLTYTAPQLVAQALRWRHSTLPAARRRARWLGLEGAAFPCRTIDGEACPAHWPTGAAAFHVNAGIADAVVHYTAATDDLVLDREAGLELLVHTARLWRSLGHHDPEGTFHLDGVTGPDEYSGGADDNLYTNLMAQQNLRAAADAAERNADLAVALGVSDEETAAWRDAALHLAVPFDERLGVHEQAAGFTRHERWDFAATGPGEYPLLPHHPYFQVQRRQVVQQPDLVLALYRRGEAFGPAQKARDFAYYEELTVRDSPIAAGVQAVLAAETGHLDLAYDYLDETALLDLDGTVHDLRDGLRLAALAGTWLALVAGFGGLRHRGDTLAFAPRLPDRLAALAFTVQFQRRTLRVETTAAEAVYTLLEGADLELWHHGEPFTVARDAPVRRPVPPLPDQPAPTQPAGRRPRHRRRSADRARTEE